The following proteins come from a genomic window of Natrinema saccharevitans:
- a CDS encoding ABC transporter ATP-binding protein, translated as MASIDISGVTKRYGTETALDGLSLSVERGEIYGFLGPNGAGKSTTINLLLDFIRPTAGEVRVFDLDAQANALEIRQRTGILPEGAELYERLTGRQHVEFAIESKGADDDPDELIERVGLSPDAAAKKAGGYSKGMAQRLTFATALVGEPDLLILDEPSTGLDPNGARRMREIIREENDRGATVFFSSHVLGQVEAVCDRVGILRDGHLIAEDTVEGLRDSMPDQTRLRVTLDRIPDDSDAALAAVEAIDGVSSVTPEGRTLVVACEDRAKTEVLHAIEEYGVTVEDFATDESSLEDLFVAYTAGADGGREVVR; from the coding sequence GTGGCCTCTATCGATATATCCGGCGTCACGAAACGGTACGGTACCGAGACGGCACTCGACGGTCTCTCGCTGTCCGTCGAGCGCGGCGAGATTTACGGCTTTCTCGGCCCCAACGGGGCGGGCAAGTCGACAACGATCAATCTCCTGTTGGATTTCATTCGGCCGACCGCCGGCGAGGTTCGGGTGTTCGATCTCGACGCGCAGGCCAACGCCCTCGAGATCCGCCAACGGACCGGCATCCTCCCCGAGGGTGCCGAACTCTACGAGCGCCTGACCGGCCGCCAGCACGTCGAGTTCGCAATCGAGTCGAAGGGGGCCGACGACGACCCTGACGAACTCATCGAGCGGGTCGGCCTCTCGCCCGACGCGGCCGCGAAGAAGGCCGGCGGCTACTCGAAGGGGATGGCCCAGCGGCTCACCTTCGCGACGGCACTGGTCGGCGAGCCCGACCTCCTGATCCTCGACGAGCCCTCCACCGGCCTCGACCCCAACGGCGCCCGCCGGATGCGCGAGATCATCCGTGAGGAGAACGACCGCGGCGCGACCGTCTTCTTCTCGAGTCACGTCCTCGGACAGGTCGAGGCGGTCTGTGACCGCGTCGGCATCCTCCGAGACGGCCACCTGATCGCCGAGGATACCGTCGAGGGACTGCGCGACTCGATGCCCGACCAGACCCGGCTCCGCGTCACTCTCGATCGGATCCCCGACGACTCGGACGCCGCCCTCGCGGCGGTCGAGGCCATCGACGGCGTCTCCTCGGTGACCCCGGAGGGACGGACGCTCGTCGTCGCCTGCGAGGACCGCGCCAAGACCGAGGTCCTCCACGCGATCGAGGAGTACGGCGTCACCGTCGAGGACTTCGCGACCGACGAGTCCTCGCTCGAGGACCTGTTCGTCGCCTACACCGCGGGCGCCGACGGCGGACGGGAGGTGGTTCGATGA